agcaactaataaaattaaatatttatgtttataatatttcaatatcttGGCTTGACTTATAATTAACATTTAATTGTCTAAATCATAAGCACATTTAACATTATTTAGACAcgcaaaatatttaaactagTACAACTACTATACACAGTTAGAGAtcttcaaattattaaaattttataactatTGTAGATATTTACACTATTACATTGTTAGGTTCTGATTTCATTTTTCGCTTTTTGCCGTGTCTAAAATATTCTTCTATTTCTAGTAAAGTTTTTCCCTTGGTTTCAGGTAAacagaagtacaaaaatacagTTCCTAATAAAGTTGAAATTCCATAAAATAGATAGGTGCCGTGGTGCCCTATGCTTTTGAACATTGCTGGCGCAGTTTTTATAGTCCCGAAATACGCCACTGAAGTAGTCATGACACTGAGTCCTGATCCTATTCCCTTTGTCTCAGTGGCAAATAGTTCACCGACCATGTTCCATGGCAGCGGTACCACGCCGAAATTTGAaacaattatgtaaattgctaTTAAACCTAGGGTAATAATCGGTGAAGTACGTCTAATGACATGTATCTTGTCTAGGTATAAGTAACCCGATAGCACTATCAGAGTTAAGCACGTAGATGTGCCACTGAATATAGCCATTGGTCGGCGACCTAATCTTCGAAGCAGGTAACAAGCTACCACTAAAGAAATACATCTTAAAATGTCGACGCTCAACATGGCAGTGTCTGAATTAGCATTGTGCCCTATAAGTTCTTTCATCATCTCTGTCGTATACGCGCATATTACATTGACACCTGTGAGTTGCGTTAAAACGAAAAATACAATCATTATACATAAAGGCTTCCAGAATTCTGGTTTCTTTATGTTGGCCATTAAGGTTTTCCACTTGCTTTTAGATTGATCTTTCTGAGATTGctcaaatattattttgtctagTTCGTCCTTCATTTCAGGGCTAATACCACGATACCACTGGAATGATGTGACGCAATCCTCGATTCGGTTCTTAGAAGCGAGCCACGTAGGAGATTCTTTGACGCAGTATG
Above is a window of Choristoneura fumiferana chromosome 2, NRCan_CFum_1, whole genome shotgun sequence DNA encoding:
- the LOC141444604 gene encoding facilitated trehalose transporter Tret1-like, whose amino-acid sequence is MARGSIQSELEKINTKETEKENGDIKDVYYNAKTPFRRQALAALGTVMLNCGVGATAGFSAILIPQLKHGKNKLGHHINTEMESWVAAAASFALIFGNMISGYLMERYGRRTSQIMLSFPFMVGWAIIGFANNIYLILLGRFITGFCQGWLGPLGSVFVGEISSPLNRSFFLAGLSLAIAFGVFMSHLFGTLMHWKYAAFLCGLFPLIGCVLTYCVKESPTWLASKNRIEDCVTSFQWYRGISPEMKDELDKIIFEQSQKDQSKSKWKTLMANIKKPEFWKPLCIMIVFFVLTQLTGVNVICAYTTEMMKELIGHNANSDTAMLSVDILRCISLVVACYLLRRLGRRPMAIFSGTSTCLTLIVLSGYLYLDKIHVIRRTSPIITLGLIAIYIIVSNFGVVPLPWNMVGELFATETKGIGSGLSVMTTSVAYFGTIKTAPAMFKSIGHHGTYLFYGISTLLGTVFLYFCLPETKGKTLLEIEEYFRHGKKRKMKSEPNNVIV